The segment TCTCCGCTGCGCGCGACGGGGTTCGCAAACACGAAAAACTCACATCCGAACTCGAACGATTGCAACTGCGCCTGGACGAGGCCGAATGCGAGCTCCTCGACAAGCTCAATGTCGCTCAGGTGGGCGATGCCGAGGCCGAGCGGCTTACCTCATTCTCCGGTGATCGGATGTGGTCGGTTTTCTCCGGCTCCAAGGGTTCGGATTCCGAGCGTCAAACCGCTGAAGGCGAGGCCGCGAAGGGAATCGCCGCCGAGGCGAAGGCACGGCGCGACGCCCTGGCGCAGGAAGTCGAGACGATCCAGAGGGAGATTCGCGATCTTGGTGATGTCGAATCCGAACTCGATCATGCCGTGCACCAGAAGGAGCAGTACCTGGTGGAGGAAGGCTCACCGCAGTCTGACCATATTCTTGAACTCGCCGGGCAGAAGGGCGAGCTCACGGCCGAGCTGCGGGAATTGGACGACGCCATCGCCACCGGAAGCTCCACTATCGAGGCACTCGATGAACTTGTGGACGATCTACAGGAGGCCTCGCAGTGGACGATCTACGACTCCTATCCCGGTGGCAGCCTGCTGACCAGCTCGCTCAAGCATGAACACGTCGACAAAACTGTAAGCCTCGCCAAGCTCGCCGATCTCAGGCTCGCACAGTTCTCCCGGAAGCTGGTCGGGGTGTCCGGGGAGATACACGGCGCGTCCCTGGCGATGGAACACAGCCAGCGCTTTCTCGACACCTGGTTTGACAATATCCTGGCTGACGTCAGCGTCGCTGGCCATATAAAGGACGCACTGACCAAGGCGGTGAAGGCCAGGGATGCCGTGCGGGAACGCATCGAGGTCTGTGTTGAACGCAGGCACAAGACATCCGGGCAACTGAAGGAACTCGAGGCAGCGAGAGCCGCACTGATGTCCCGCACTTGATGGCGCCAGCTAGGACCTACCCGTAATCGAAATTTACCGAATCAGTCACCGCCCCAGCGCGGCGGATTGAATTTGCAATTTTCCGCGGGATCCATCTGGGCAGCGACAGTCCGCAGGAATGGTTGTATTTTCGGACCCCAGGAAGAATTCAGTTGGTGCAACGATTCTGAGAACCGGCTCCTCGGCCAATCCATCGGCAGTAGCTCTTCCGGCAGCTCCGGGTCTGCAAGCTGCAGCGTCAGTAACTCCTGGTAGAGCCTGTTCCAGCGCACGAATCCTTCCCAGTAGCCGTTGTCGGCGCCGGCCTTGAATCCGTCGTCGCGTGCGCGCCGGATGGTACCTAATGTCTCGCGGTATCCCGCAGCCAGCGGCTCGAGGTCCCAAGCAACGGACGCCATCCGACGCGCTTCTCGCAGCGAGTGCACGTCTAGCCTCGCCGTAAACAAGTTAGTACCGGCAGGACGCTCCCGAAGAAAGTGAGCGACGCGGTGCAGCCGATCCTCTGGGCAGATCATCACACCCGGTCGGATCAGCCCGTAACCCGTGTACTGCGCCAAATAGCGAAACCTGTCGCGGAAGGCGCGCTGCCGCTCGGGAATGTCGTAGATGAGGGAGTGGAAGGACCCGTCCCAGGCGACCCGGCCGGCGGTGCCTTCGATCTCCCGATACTTTTCAGTGAGCCCGTGGCCCAGCCGGTACACGGGTGTCCGCCCGGTCTTGGAGACATCAAGTGTCTGCATGTTCCGCATTTTCGTCAGAATGTTCCGGGCGGCGGACTCGCCGATGTATAGCCCTCGCAGCATTCGAATCAGAACAGGACCGGTGAGGACGCTGGCACCCAAGGCACCGAAGACGAAGGCAACATTTATGGAGTTCCTGGTGTACCTGTAGCGCATTCCTTGGCTCACACTTTTTCCACGAATCGTGACAGCATTGCCGGTTGCCCCGAGCCTACCTATGTTTCGAAAGGAGAACACCCATCGGAAAGGATGAAGTTATGAAACCCTCGAGGCTCGTGCTCAACGGCTCAGCTGCGGCAAGCGCCGGGCTTGCCGCTGCCATTGCCATGGCTATTGCCCAGATTGTCTTCCTCAGTATTGGCGACGAAACACTGCACGCCCTGGCTATCGGGGTATCGCTATCAACGATCGCATTCGGCGTCACCTACGCCGCGATCTTCTTCGTTGCGCTGGCCCGAACGTCGGGAGAGCACCACCCGACGGAGCGGCGGCCGTAGTTCGCCGCATCATGCTCGAGCTCCCCCTCCGTATGCGTATGGGTGCAGCCACTAGGTTTCGCAGTTGCTCAGTGCCAGGAGAACCGGGGCAAGATCCGAACTAGCGCCAACCTTAGCGATCGCGATCATCCCAGGGAATGTTTTTCCGGATCGCTTCGTTCTGTTCTATGTAAGCAAGTTGAGCGATAGCGACTCATGGTTGTTGCGTCTATCAGGAGTCGCTGGGCGAGAAAGGAACAACGAAAATGGCTATGACCTTCGATCCATTCCGTGAACTCGACCGGGTCGCCGGGCCGCGACGCGGCCTGCGCCAGATGCCGATGGATCTGTATCGCGATGGTGATCGCTACATCCTGAACGCCGAGCTACCCGGAATTGATCCCGGTTCGGTCGACGTCGATGTGGACGGCCAGCAGCTGACCATCCGCGCCGAGAAGAACCTGCGCACCACCGAGGGTGTCAAGTGGCTGGTCCGCGAACGGCAGAACGGTTCGTTTGTGCGTCAGCTGACGCTTGGGCAGGGAATCGACACCGAAGCGATCAGCGCGCACTACGAAAATGGCGTGCTGAACGTCATCCTCCCGGTCAGCGAACGCGCCAAGCCGCGCAAAATCGCCATCACCGAGGGGCCGATCCAGGCCGAAGATTCTCGACCTGCCGCTGGATCGGCAGCCGGCTCACCGGCAGCTGATCTCGACGCCGAGGCCGAACTGAACCGCTAAACCGGCGCTCTGCGTTCGACGTAGCGCAAAGACGAGGGCGGGTACCAAACGGTCCCCGCCCTCGTTGCGCCATCCCTGGCTCAGCCCTTGTTCAGCAGGACCGCCGCCGCGCTCATCGCAGCACCGATCCCTTCGTCTCCTTCAGGGAAAGGATCGTAATGAACGCAATGACCGCCGCGACGGCGACGTACCAGAAGAACGCATCCGGATGCCCGGCATTGCTCAACGCAGTGATCACGAACGGCGCCGTCCCGCCGAATATCGCGACGGTGATGTTGTACCACGCCCCGATGCCGAGGCCGCGCAATTCTGTCGGGAACAGCTCGCTCATGATCGCCGGGGCCAACGAGCTCAGCAGGCTGTAGAGGGCTAGACCGACACAGAACACGACGAGCATGTTGCCGATACCCGGCCCGATCAGAAGGGATAGCGGCACGATCAGGACGGCGATTGCCGCCGACCACACCAGCAGCTGCGGTTTGCGGCCGAACCGGTCGGACAACGCGCCGAACGGGTACTGGAGCGCCACGAACAGGGCCGTCGCGATCGAAAGCGCAATGAAGACTTCGCCATCGTCCGCGCCGCGGAATCCAACCGCGAACGGGGTCAGCGCGGAAAAGAACGTGTAATAGCAGAGCGTGCTCAGCAGGGTGATACCGACGATTTGGGCCACGGCTTTGGGATGGTCCCGCAGGATCACCCAGAACGGGTTCTTCACCGCCTGGGCCTTGGCCTTGTTCTCCTCGAACTGCTCGGTCTCGGCCATATCTCGCCGCAGCCAGATGCCTACCAGGCCAAGGAGTCCGCCGATGATGAACGGGATCCGCCAGCCCCAGCTGGCCAACGATTCGTCGCTGAGCGTGTTGGCCATCAGCGCGCCGAGTAGCGACGCCACGAGCACCGAAGAGCCGGTGGAGATATAGAAGAAGGCGGAATAGCGGCCGCGGCGCTCCGGCGGCGCGATCTCGCCCAGATAAGCCGAGGCATTGGCGACCTCACCGCCGAGGGACATGCCCTGTGCAATCCGCGCCAGCAACAGCAGGATGGGCGCGAGCCAACCCACCAGTTCGAATGTCGGCAGGATGGCGATCACCATCGAGCCGCCGGCCATCAGGGTGATTGTCAACATCATGGCTGCCTTGCGCCCGCGAAGATCGGCGAAGCGCCCCAGGATGTAGCCGCCGAGAGGACGGAAGAAGAACGCCAGGGCGTAGGTTGCGAAAGTGCTCAGTAGCGCGAGCGCCGGGTCATCCGGTGAGAAAATCTGGGTGGCGAAGTAGATCGAGAAGGTGGCGTAGACCGTCCAGTCATACCATTCGACGGCGTTTCCGACACTTGCCGCGAGCAAGGTCTTCACCGGCAGCCGGTGCCTTTCCGGAATGGTTGTACCGCCACTGGCCGTGTTCATCACGGGATCCGACATTCGATCGTCCTTAATCGATAGG is part of the Saxibacter everestensis genome and harbors:
- a CDS encoding PaaX family transcriptional regulator C-terminal domain-containing protein, with amino-acid sequence MSQGMRYRYTRNSINVAFVFGALGASVLTGPVLIRMLRGLYIGESAARNILTKMRNMQTLDVSKTGRTPVYRLGHGLTEKYREIEGTAGRVAWDGSFHSLIYDIPERQRAFRDRFRYLAQYTGYGLIRPGVMICPEDRLHRVAHFLRERPAGTNLFTARLDVHSLREARRMASVAWDLEPLAAGYRETLGTIRRARDDGFKAGADNGYWEGFVRWNRLYQELLTLQLADPELPEELLPMDWPRSRFSESLHQLNSSWGPKIQPFLRTVAAQMDPAENCKFNPPRWGGD
- a CDS encoding Hsp20/alpha crystallin family protein, yielding MAMTFDPFRELDRVAGPRRGLRQMPMDLYRDGDRYILNAELPGIDPGSVDVDVDGQQLTIRAEKNLRTTEGVKWLVRERQNGSFVRQLTLGQGIDTEAISAHYENGVLNVILPVSERAKPRKIAITEGPIQAEDSRPAAGSAAGSPAADLDAEAELNR
- a CDS encoding MFS transporter; protein product: MSDPVMNTASGGTTIPERHRLPVKTLLAASVGNAVEWYDWTVYATFSIYFATQIFSPDDPALALLSTFATYALAFFFRPLGGYILGRFADLRGRKAAMMLTITLMAGGSMVIAILPTFELVGWLAPILLLLARIAQGMSLGGEVANASAYLGEIAPPERRGRYSAFFYISTGSSVLVASLLGALMANTLSDESLASWGWRIPFIIGGLLGLVGIWLRRDMAETEQFEENKAKAQAVKNPFWVILRDHPKAVAQIVGITLLSTLCYYTFFSALTPFAVGFRGADDGEVFIALSIATALFVALQYPFGALSDRFGRKPQLLVWSAAIAVLIVPLSLLIGPGIGNMLVVFCVGLALYSLLSSLAPAIMSELFPTELRGLGIGAWYNITVAIFGGTAPFVITALSNAGHPDAFFWYVAVAAVIAFITILSLKETKGSVLR